A window of Candidatus Neomarinimicrobiota bacterium genomic DNA:
CATCCAACGCCTCCTTCAGCAGCGCCTGCATGGGGTCCACCTGGATGTCTCCCATCACCAGTCCAATGCCCTCTGCAAACGGTTTTTGGACGGCTGCGTTCCGCATGAGTGTCCCCACCGCCTCATGGAAACCCCGGTTGGCCCCGCCCCGCAGCAGGGGCGGCACCTCCTTCCTGGTATAAGCCATAAAATAGTAAATATGCCCCAGCTCGTGGTGCGTGGTGCCATACCACCGGGTGTTGTTCTCCACACTCATGAGCGACCGGAGATCGCTCTCCAGGTCCAGGTGCCAGGCCGAGGCGTGGTTGTTCTTCCTGTAGCTGGCCCCCGGTTCCAAAGGATAGAGCGACGAGCGTTCCCAGAATGTCTTGGGCAGCTCCGGGTACCCCAGGCTCACGTAGAACCGTTCGGCCTGCTTCACCAGCCATTCAGGACTTTTTCCGGCCAGGGCGGCGTCCAGGTCAAGGCCCTCTACCGTGATCATTTCCTCCCAGCCCTGTCCCCAACGGTTGGGGAGCCAATGGGCGGGCAGCAGGTCCGGCACCGGCTGATGATATCTCTCCGCCAGGGTATAGCGCGCCC
This region includes:
- a CDS encoding M2 family metallopeptidase, which codes for ARYTLAERYHQPVPDLLPAHWLPNRWGQGWEEMITVEGLDLDAALAGKSPEWLVKQAERFYVSLGYPELPKTFWERSSLYPLEPGASYRKNNHASAWHLDLESDLRSLMSVENNTRWYGTTHHELGHIYYFMAYTRKEVPPLLRGGANRGFHEAVGTLMRNAAVQKPFAEGIGLVMGDIQVDPMQALLKEALDAVVFIPFSTGVMTHFEWELYAQPLDIDVYNERGWVLKAKYQGIAFELSKGGVCRRHVKTHINNDAAQYYDYAISNVLVA